The following are encoded together in the Hippoglossus stenolepis isolate QCI-W04-F060 chromosome 12, HSTE1.2, whole genome shotgun sequence genome:
- the kcnk18 gene encoding potassium channel subfamily K member 18 produces the protein MSVAEKKAISATAESRKCAGRLWRLFPHLLLCLSLVAYAALGALIFQYIEGKSEPSNQKKYHEFLGQIITTVQNLTGNYSYTDKDILWKVERKMRDDFQSIWLQRPDRWNFFGSLFFCCTVFTTVGYGEIYPVTLSGKVVCILYAMVGIPLMLLVILDVGDFLAMLMSRAYVRIHSLCKMLFSHTWSPLKSRKRAAESKHWALNDGTFVFSHDVVIREPLDIREVLRSQEDVRHKSIQLQNNKEIFEKILARDNLLRKGPLLRTFSCPELNRLPPPPKGYVIWDFSGLGDGMEMLDVPFVLILLVVFAYISFVGWILPYWETQFKGFDPYYFCFITLTTIGFGDIVPHHPKYFMLTSLFIIAGMAIMSMAFKLGQTRIVSCYRQCIKFISRGNVETFRDKEND, from the exons atgtcaGTGGCAGAGAAGAAAGCAATAAGCGCTACAGCCGAGTCTAGGAAATGCGCTGGACGTCTCTGGAGGCTCTTTCCTCACCTGCTGCTATGTCTGTCTCTGGTCGCCTACGCTGCGCTGGGTGCGCTCATCTTCCAGTACATAGAAGGAAAAAGCGAGCCCAGCAACCAGAAGAAGTACCATGAGTTCCTGGGTCAGATTATCACCACCGTGCAGAACCTCACCG gcaACTACTCTTACACTGATAAAGACATACTGTGGAAAGTAGAGCGTAAGATGAGAGATGATTTCCAGTCCATATGGCTCCAGAGACCTGACAGGTGGAACTTCTTCGGCTCCCTGTTCTTCTGCTGCACTGTATTCACCACGGTTG GGTATGGGGAGATCTATCCAGTTACCCTGTCTGGTAAGGTGGTATGCATTTTGTATGCCATGGTGGGCATCCCTCTTATGCTCCTGGTCATCCTCGATGTGGGAGACTTCCTTGCCATGCTTATGTCCAGAGCCTACGTACGCATTCACAGTCTCTGCAAAATGCTCTTCTCCCACACCTGGTCGCCGCTGAAGTCTCGTAAGAGGGCAGCGGAGTCCAAGCACTGGGCCCTGAATGATGGTACCTTCGTTTTTAGCCACGACGTTGTTATCCGTGAACCCCTTGACATCCGGGAGGTGCTGCGCAGCCAGGAAGACGTGCGGCATAAGTCAATCCAGCtccaaaacaacaaagagaTCTTCGAGAAGATTCTTGCCAGGGATAATTTACTCAGAAAGGGCCCACTGCTCAGGACCTTCTCCTGTCCAGAGCTGAACCGGCTGCCACCACCACCCAAAGGATATGTCATATGGGACTTCTCAGGGTTAGGGGATGGGATGGAAATGCTGGATGTTCCCTTTGTGCTGATTCTTTTAGTTGTGTTTGCCTACATTTCCTTTGTAGGTTGGATCCTGCCGTATTGGGAAACTCAATTCAAGGGCTTTGACCCCTACTACTTCTGCTTTATCACACTCACAACCATAGGTTTTGGCGACATTGTACCCCATCACCCCAAGTACTTTATGCTTACCTCACTCTTCATCATTGCCGGCATGGCCATCATGTCCATGGCTTTTAAGCTGGGCCAAACACGAATTGTAAGCTGCTACCGCCAGTGCATAAAGTTCATCAGCAGGGGAAATGTGGAGACTTTCAGAGATAAAGAGAATGACTAA